The genome window CGTGCTCTTCAAACTGCTCGCGCTATATGCGACCGTGCGTTCCCGGCCCGCATCGCGCGCGGTCTCGCTGGCGTGGTTCGGCCTCGCGGCGGCGCCGGCGTTGGGTGCGCTGGTTGCCCTCTATGCGTGGCGCTCCGAACTGATCGCAGCCCAGCGCGTGGGACCGGGTGAAACTGGCGCTATCCGGGCAGGCGACACGTTTGCGCCGGCGCGGCGTTTGCGCGAAGGCGCACATTTCACGTTTCCGGTGAGCCGCCGTCTCGGTCAGAACGTCACCCTGCGCTGGGCCTGCCCCGCGGAAGCAACGAAGCCGCCCGACAGCATTCACGTGGCCTATCAGTTCGATACGGCGGACGCGCCTCTGGAAATGCAGGAGGTGCCGCTGCGTTCGGACCAGTGGAATGAATGGCGGCTGCCATCGGGGAACATCCCGGAAGAGGCCAAGGCGTGTACTATCCTGTGGACCAGCGAGAAGACCTCGCCATGGGTCTTGCGCAGCGGATTGCGTCCTTCCAGCGCAGACGGGGAATCCATGCTCTTGTCCGGCCCCTATTTTCACGATTCGCGGACTATGAGCACCGCTCCGAACGTAATTGTGCTGTTTGTCGAGGGATTGGGCGCGGAACACGTTAGCGGCCTCGGCTACACGCGAGCGACGACCCCGTCCCTGCAGCGGATTGCGGCCAGCGGCATTGTCTTCAGTCACGTCTTCACGCCCGCGCCCGAACCGCTCGCCGCCGCGATGTCGTTGCTCACGGGGGTGAACCCCTTGCGGCATGGCTATCTCGGACCGGTGTCCGGCCCCCTGCCGGAAGGGCTGCGCACGCTCGCCGAGCTGCTGCACAAGGACCATTACGCCACCGCGGCGTTCACCGAAGGCGACGGACCGGACGAGCGGGACCTGGTACACGGCAAAGGCATTGAGCGCGGTTTCGAGGTTTTCGACGAATACTATCCCGTGAGTGTCGTCTGGCGCCGATCGACACAAGGCAGCGCGAATCCCGTGGCGCCCGCCGGTTCCAACATCACGCTGGAAAAGGCCGCCCGATGGATCGAGGCGCACTGCGACGAAAAACTCTTCGTGTTCATCCGGTTGCGCGAGCTGCGCCACCCTCAATGGCTGCGCAGCCGTTACGGGGACGGTTTCGTCTCGTCGCCCGCGTCGCCCCGCCCGCTTGATGTCTACGACACGGCCCTCGCAAGCGTGGACCAGCAGGTCGGCGCGTTTTATGACCGGCTGCGCGAGGTTTCCGGCCTCGAGAACACGTTATTCGTAATCACATCGCCCTACGGCTTCGATTTTTCCGAATCCTGGGGTGCGCCGCCGAAGCGCGACCTGACGGAGCCTTGTCTCCGCGTGCCCCTGATTCTGGGGTTGCCGCGACGGCCCCGTCATCTCCTGCCGGAGCAGCACGGCCTGGTTACGTTCGAAGACGTCGCCGCGACCTTGGCTGCTTTGACGAACGTGCGCTTTGACCACGCCATATCGGGCGCGGACCTGCTGGCGGGCGCGGTCAACCGCGAACCAGTCGCGATGTCCGGTGTTCCGCTTGCCCTGTCGATTCGCACCAGTCAATGGCGCCTTACATGGCAGTCCGGCCTCGAACCCTTTACGTGGAACCGGCTTACCGAAGCCGCGCCCATAGCCTTGGTCAACATTGAATGGTACTTGCAGAACTGGAAGCAAGGCGACCAGATCACGCGACAACCAACGCTGGTCGACCACTTGACAGGCCGTCTGGCTTCCTACGTGAATGACAGCGCCACGGCACGCAAAATGGACGCGAATCCCATACCTTCACCCGATGCCAGCGCGACCGTCGATGCAGGCACAACCTGACTGCTTCCCCTTGCAGGGGCCGGGCGATACACGGAGACAGACGCAGTTCCGCGGCACAGGCGCAGGAGGGTCAGTCTTTCTTTCTGCCATGCCGTTTTTTCACTGGGGTCAAGCTGTAGAAGTACTTGGCCGCTTCCAGTATATTGCCCAGATTTCGGCGCGTCTCGTCGGTCAGTTCAACGCCCAATTCCGCGGTCTCTTCCAGGAATGTCTCCCAGTCCGCATGTTCCCATGCCCCTTCCTGACGAGCCACGAACTTCCCCGCGAGGTCCAGTATTTTTTGCGACAAGTTTTTCGCGGCCATAAGCTCCAAGCCTCCTCATCCTCGTTTCTACAGTGCAATTGCCAACCCGGTCATCTCTCACGATGCACCCCCGTCAGTTGGTCTTCAAGAG of Candidatus Hydrogenedentota bacterium contains these proteins:
- a CDS encoding sulfatase-like hydrolase/transferase; amino-acid sequence: MIALYLLSLGGAGAFVGAYARRLLAVAGYVPNFEAGLLIAAAVAAMFVSAQLLYTAILRATIPSRTPVYYMFEALANAGALALALPLAGISLVDLGAARLAALVLGEPERAARALEKVEPLLFLAGFAGVLVLFKLLALYATVRSRPASRAVSLAWFGLAAAPALGALVALYAWRSELIAAQRVGPGETGAIRAGDTFAPARRLREGAHFTFPVSRRLGQNVTLRWACPAEATKPPDSIHVAYQFDTADAPLEMQEVPLRSDQWNEWRLPSGNIPEEAKACTILWTSEKTSPWVLRSGLRPSSADGESMLLSGPYFHDSRTMSTAPNVIVLFVEGLGAEHVSGLGYTRATTPSLQRIAASGIVFSHVFTPAPEPLAAAMSLLTGVNPLRHGYLGPVSGPLPEGLRTLAELLHKDHYATAAFTEGDGPDERDLVHGKGIERGFEVFDEYYPVSVVWRRSTQGSANPVAPAGSNITLEKAARWIEAHCDEKLFVFIRLRELRHPQWLRSRYGDGFVSSPASPRPLDVYDTALASVDQQVGAFYDRLREVSGLENTLFVITSPYGFDFSESWGAPPKRDLTEPCLRVPLILGLPRRPRHLLPEQHGLVTFEDVAATLAALTNVRFDHAISGADLLAGAVNREPVAMSGVPLALSIRTSQWRLTWQSGLEPFTWNRLTEAAPIALVNIEWYLQNWKQGDQITRQPTLVDHLTGRLASYVNDSATARKMDANPIPSPDASATVDAGTT